Within the Terriglobia bacterium genome, the region ATGCCGCCCCCGGCTCAGCGACAAGGTCTCCGACCACTCGGCGCGTTTTACGTCGTTGCTGACGGGAAGGCGCGCCGCACCGCCCACCAGCAGAACCTGCTGCCCGCCTTCCAGGACGGTCGCTTCCGGGTTCGTGCTGTTGGAAGGTTGCGGCTCCGCGCTGCTCACGTAACTGAAGCTGGCGACGTTCACCGCGTTGGGCGAGATGGTGGAGTTCAGCCACACGGCGGCACTATCCACGATCTGCTCCGTCGCCCCCGTATGTTCCAGCGATTGCTGCGGCCCCACATTGGCGAGATTGTCCGCGAGAAGCCGGTGGCGGTCCCATCGTGCGCTGAACGTGTTAGCCGGGTTGACGATCCAGTCCAGCCGGGCCAGTCCTACGTTCTGATTGAAAGTGCGGACGTAGGGGCTGGCCCGGGCCTCCAGGTAATCGAGCGCCACTTGCTGGAAGTGCGCCGTTGCTGGGTTTGGCGACAGGCTGAATCCGGAAGGAAGGTTCAACATGGTCAGGTTCTGCTCGCTCCGCCGTTGCCCGTCATAGCTGCCGTAGAAAAAGAGCCGGTCCTTCCGTACCGGACCGCCCAAGGCCCCGCCGAACTGGTGGGCATGGAAGGGTCCCTTCGGATCTCCGTTCATTTTGTTGATCGGGCTGTTGGCGTTCAGTCCTCGGTCTCGGAAGTACCAGAAGAGGGCCCCATGGAAGTCGTTTGTGCCCGACTTGGTGATCACGTTCACCACCGCGGTCCCCGCCCGCCCGAACTCCGCCGAGTACGAATTGGTGTTGACCTGGAATTCCTGGATCGATTCCTGGCTGAACAGGTACCGGTTGGGCGTGGCGGTCCCGACCGGGGCCGCCTGGAACCCGTTCTGGTCCGCCCCGTCCACCACCAGCGAGCTGAACTGGAGTTGTCCAGCGAAGTTGTAGCCGGCTTGGCTGCCCGGCGCATCCGAAACCCCCGGCGTCAGTGCCACGAAATTCAGGAAGTTCCGGCCATTCAGCGGAAGGTTGGCCACGGAACGCGCGTTCACCGTGGTACTGAACTGGCTGCGCGTGGTCTCCACCAGGGGCGCTTCGCTGTTCACCACCACCGAGTCGGCGTGCGCTCCGATGGCGAGCCGCACGGGTAGGTCCACTTTGGCTCCCACTCCGATTTCGATGTTGTGCTGGATGAACCGGCGGAATCCCGGAGATTCCACGCTGACCTCATAGGAACCGGGCGCCAGAACGGGGAACCGGAATAACCCGTGGGCGTCACTGCTCGTGGTGTGGACCGACGACGTGCCCATGCGGGTCGCTCGCACCACCGCGCCCGGAACCGCCGCGCTGGTAGGGTCCGTCACCGTCCCTTCCAGTGAGCCTTCGCTGCCGCTCTGCGCTGCCGCAGCCACGCACAGCAGGAGCCACACCGGCGCCAGCTTCCAGCTCATCATGGGACCCTTGCTTCCGTTGCTTTCGCGGTATCGGCGGATGCGCTGTTTTGAGGAAATCGTGCCCAGGGATTGCCGGTGCGATGGATCAGTTCCTGGAACCGCGGATCGGCCTTGATCTCGTCCGACAACATCGGGCTCAGCCACTGGCGCGGCAGTTGCGGGTCGTGCGACTCGTAGGCTTGGGTCAGAATGCCTAACGCGCGCTCGCGGTCTCCCAGCGCATCGTAGATGTGTGCCGCCGCGATAGACGCGCCTTCGGCGCGTTTGGTCTCGATCCTGCGGGCGATCTCCAGCGCCTCGGCGCGCCGCCCTCCGGCGGCATAGACCCACCCGCAGCTGTCCACCACCGCGGCCTCTGGCTGTTTCTGTTGCAGCCTGGCTAGGGCGGTCTCGCACTCTTCGATCGCCTCGGAAAACATCCGCTTTTTCGTGTAGGCCCACGCCATTTCGTAGTGGGCGTGATGAATCGCAGGATCCAGCCGCTCGGTCCTCTGGAGCTGGGCGATGGCTTCGTCGTAATGTCCGGCCATGAAATACGTCCACCCGGCCGACAATTGCACGCTGTAATTCAGAGGATCGCGTGCCGCCGTCTTGCGCGCTACCAGCACCGATTGCTCTTTTTGTCCCGTTGCCGACAGGAACATCTCCGGCCCCGGCCAGTTCGGATCTATCTCCGATGCCCGCTGAAACTCGCGCGCCGCGCCCTCCCAGTCCCACGCCGCCAGTTTCAATCGCCCGAGCGCCTGGTGTGGTTCTCGGAGCATCGGGTCGAGGGCCACTGCCTTCTCCAAGGCCTCCTTGGCCTGCGCAACAGTGTCCTCGTGTGCCTGTGCCGCCAGCCGCTCATAACATTGGCCCAGCGCAGCCCAGGCGGGCGCGTAGCTGGGATCTGCATCGAGCGCTTCGTGAAAATACCCGATCGCCTTCCACATCTGCTCCTTCGTCGTCTTGCTCGCGTAATAGTGGCCCTTGAAATAAGCCTTCGACACCGCTGGATCCACGCCCTTGGCGTTGTCCAGCAGGAGCCGCTCTTGCTCGGTCAATTCGATGTGCAGTTTCCTGGCCAGCGTCCAGGCGATCAGGCCGGGCAGCCGGGAAGCTTCCCGCGGATCGCTGTCGTAGCTCTGGGCCCACAGATGGCGATCGTCCTTTGCCGAGATGAGCTGTACCGTCATCCGGATGCGGTCGCCGCCCACTCGGACTGTGCCTTCCAGGATCCCGTCGACTCCCAATTCACGCGCGACCTCCGGCAGCGGCTTTTTCTGTTGCTTGTAACGCAGCACGGAAGTGCGCGAAATCACTTTCAGTGCGCTGATCTGGGCCAATTCCGTGATCAGTTCATCGTGCAGCCCGTCCACGAAGTATTCCTGCTCGGGGTCCCCGGTCAGGTTCTGTAGCGGGAGCACCGCCAGCGAGGTGATCTCCGGCGTCCGATTCCTGGTCAACCACGCGCTTCCCCACACCAGGGCTAAGCCGACGACGACGACGGCCGCCAGCACTCCCAGGCGATACCGCTGCATCCAAGCGACGGCGGTCGCGCTTCCGACTGGCTCGATCGGATATATGAAGCGGTAGCCGCGGCGGGGAAGCGTCTCGATGAACCGCGGGCTGTCGGCCGAGTCTCCCAGGGCCTGACGCAGCCTCTTGACCGCGGCGTTGATGCTGACTTCGAAATCGACGAACGTGTCGGCCGGCCAGAGCCTCTGCTTGACTTCTTCGCGCGTGATCAATTCCCCGGGCCGGTCCAGCAGCAGTGCCAGTACCTGCATGGGCTGGCCCTCGAGTCGGATCTTCAGCCCCTTCTTGCGCAGTTCTCCGGTTTGGAGGTTCACTTCGAAGGCCCCGAAGCGGACCGTGGATTTCGGCGGGATAGGCGAGTCGGACAAGGGCCCCCTCGTGATCAGGCCCCTCCGCCGAAACCGATTCTACGACATCAGCCCCTCGGCCCCAATCAAAATGAGTATCACAGAGGCGTGCAAGTCTTTGACTGGCTGGGGCTTACCGTGTCCTCCATATTTCCCTTGCAGGTCCCACTCCTGCCATTGCAGTTCGCCCCGCAAGCGCGCAACAAATGAGCCTCCGCGGCGGACCCAGTCCGCTTTCGCACATGCATGGAGGGAATATGCTTCGCAGACGATTTTTCTTCTGGATGCTACTGGCCCTGGCGGCCTCACCCGCCGGTGCGCAACATTTCTCGGATTGGTCCGCTCCGGTCCACCTTGCCGATCCCAATTCAGTCGGTACTGAGACCGAGCCCTACGTCTCCAAGGACGGGCGCAGCCTTTATTTCGCCTGTAGCGACTGCCCGGGCGGTCTAGGCGGCAACGACCTGTACGTCTCCCGGCGCGCCAGTGTCGCTGAGCCGTGGGGTCCTCCGGAAAACCTCGGACCGACGGTGAACAGCGCCTACGCCGAAGGCAATCCCACGCTCTCCATCGACGGACATTCCCTGTACTTCACCAGCAACCGCCCCGACGGTTACGGCGGCAACGACATCTACGTTTCCCGTCGTCACAACAAGCGCGACGATTTCGGCTGGCGCCTGCCCGAAAATCTCGGTCCCGGCATCAATACGTCGGCCAATGAGGCGGAGGTATCGCTGTTCGAGGATGATGAAGACAGCGGCACAACCGTTCTCTACTTTGCGTCCAATCGTCCCGGCGGCCTCGGCGGCGACGATATCTATGTCAGTACGCTTCAGCCCGACGAGACCTTCGGCCCCGCCGTGCTGGTTCCCGAATTGAGCAGCCCCAAAGACGATCGCGGCCCCAACCTCCGCCGCGATGGCCGGGAGATCTTCTTCACCTCCAACCGCGCCGGATCTCTCCTCAATCTGCAGGGTCTGCCCAGCTACGACATCTGGACCGCCACCCGTCCCTCGACCGCGGATCCCTGGTCCACGCCAGTCAGTGTCGATCCACTGGGCTCGATCGGCATCAATACCGGCAAGCACGACGGCGGTCCCGCGCTTTCATTTGACGCGAAGACCATGTATTTCCAGGCCGCGCAGCGTCCCGGCAATCTCGGGGTCGGCTGCCCCAACGCAGCCACCTGCTTCTTCGATATCTGGGTGAGCACCCGGACGAAACTCCACCCAAGGCCGGAGAAAGATGGCGACGACGGCGAGATGCAGCACGCTCACCATCACGCCGATCGCGGCTCCGCCCCTGGGGACGCTGAATGATCTGGTGGGATCGGCTGGCAGATGGCCCACCCAAGCCCGCAATGGGCTTGGGTGGGGAATGCTTAGTGTCTTCTCAGGATCTCTTCTACCCGCCGCCGGTCCTCTTCCGTATCCACCCCGATGGTGTCGTAGGGCGTCTCCGCTACCCGGATGGCGATCCCATTCTCCAGGAACCGCAACTGCTCCAACCGCTCGCTGCGCTCC harbors:
- a CDS encoding winged helix-turn-helix domain-containing protein; translation: MSDSPIPPKSTVRFGAFEVNLQTGELRKKGLKIRLEGQPMQVLALLLDRPGELITREEVKQRLWPADTFVDFEVSINAAVKRLRQALGDSADSPRFIETLPRRGYRFIYPIEPVGSATAVAWMQRYRLGVLAAVVVVGLALVWGSAWLTRNRTPEITSLAVLPLQNLTGDPEQEYFVDGLHDELITELAQISALKVISRTSVLRYKQQKKPLPEVARELGVDGILEGTVRVGGDRIRMTVQLISAKDDRHLWAQSYDSDPREASRLPGLIAWTLARKLHIELTEQERLLLDNAKGVDPAVSKAYFKGHYYASKTTKEQMWKAIGYFHEALDADPSYAPAWAALGQCYERLAAQAHEDTVAQAKEALEKAVALDPMLREPHQALGRLKLAAWDWEGAAREFQRASEIDPNWPGPEMFLSATGQKEQSVLVARKTAARDPLNYSVQLSAGWTYFMAGHYDEAIAQLQRTERLDPAIHHAHYEMAWAYTKKRMFSEAIEECETALARLQQKQPEAAVVDSCGWVYAAGGRRAEALEIARRIETKRAEGASIAAAHIYDALGDRERALGILTQAYESHDPQLPRQWLSPMLSDEIKADPRFQELIHRTGNPWARFPQNSASADTAKATEARVP